Proteins co-encoded in one Rhodococcus sp. PAMC28707 genomic window:
- a CDS encoding wax ester/triacylglycerol synthase family O-acyltransferase → MALMPVTESMFLIAESREHPMHVGSLQLFVPPGDPHEFAQEVHDKLTTGEVHELFRKRPGRPVNVMGSLAWSREPDIDFDYHVRRTVLPSPGRIRELFQFLSLNHSTPLDRYRPMWEVHIIEGLVDGRIALYTKVHHSLVDGVSALKLTLNALSTDPDDRNGVATWDPSLFREKKARETPSTLERITGGLTLGRTIAADLMDFLPAATRIGLRAMRNEGAQLPLRAPRTMFNVPIGGARRFAAESWSIERMTKVAKARGVTLNDIVLAMCSGALRSYLIDQEALPRAPLIAMVPVSLRTPGEDKGPGNSVSVILCNLGTHESDPLARLDAITDSTAKGKSMMRELNTLESLAIGAVTVAPLLFGPVPGFVNYTPPPFNVIISNVPGTSEELYWNGAKLDGIYPASIVCDGMALNITVASNGDSLNFGLICCRRSVPHLQRMLTHLENSLEELEKTL, encoded by the coding sequence ATGGCGCTCATGCCCGTTACCGAATCCATGTTCCTGATCGCTGAATCGCGTGAGCATCCGATGCACGTCGGAAGTCTCCAATTGTTCGTGCCACCCGGGGATCCGCACGAGTTCGCACAAGAGGTCCACGACAAGTTGACGACGGGTGAAGTCCACGAGTTGTTCCGTAAGCGCCCCGGTCGCCCCGTCAACGTGATGGGCAGCCTCGCATGGTCACGTGAGCCGGACATCGACTTCGACTACCACGTAAGGAGGACAGTTCTGCCCTCTCCCGGGCGAATCAGAGAGCTGTTCCAGTTCCTTTCGCTCAATCACAGCACTCCGCTCGACCGGTACCGGCCGATGTGGGAAGTACACATCATCGAAGGTCTCGTCGACGGCCGCATCGCGCTGTACACAAAGGTGCATCACTCCCTCGTCGACGGTGTGTCGGCCCTGAAATTGACGCTCAACGCTCTCAGTACCGATCCCGATGACAGAAACGGTGTCGCAACATGGGATCCGTCCCTGTTCCGCGAGAAGAAGGCGCGTGAAACACCGTCCACACTCGAACGAATCACCGGCGGGTTGACTCTAGGACGCACAATTGCCGCTGATCTCATGGACTTTTTGCCCGCTGCAACCCGAATCGGATTGCGCGCCATGCGAAACGAAGGGGCGCAACTCCCTCTGCGCGCACCCCGCACGATGTTCAACGTACCGATCGGCGGAGCTCGACGTTTCGCGGCCGAAAGCTGGTCCATCGAGCGAATGACCAAGGTGGCCAAAGCCAGAGGGGTAACGCTGAACGACATCGTGCTCGCAATGTGCTCCGGTGCGCTGCGCTCCTACCTCATCGACCAGGAAGCGCTCCCTCGAGCACCCTTGATCGCAATGGTTCCGGTATCCCTCCGCACACCAGGGGAGGACAAAGGGCCCGGTAACTCGGTCTCGGTGATTCTGTGCAATCTCGGCACCCACGAATCCGACCCACTTGCCCGACTCGACGCCATCACCGACTCCACCGCCAAGGGCAAGAGCATGATGCGCGAACTCAACACCCTCGAATCACTGGCAATCGGCGCAGTGACCGTGGCGCCGTTGCTGTTCGGACCGGTACCAGGCTTCGTCAACTACACACCCCCGCCGTTCAATGTCATCATCTCGAACGTGCCGGGCACCTCCGAGGAATTGTATTGGAACGGAGCCAAACTCGACGGTATCTACCCGGCTTCGATCGTCTGCGACGGAATGGCGTTGAACATCACCGTCGCCAGCAACGGCGATTCCCTGAACTTCGGGCTCATCTGCTGCCGGCGCAGCGTCCCGCATCTGCAGAGAATGCTGACGCACCTGGAGAACTCCCTGGAGGAGTTGGAAAAGACCCTATAG
- a CDS encoding alpha/beta hydrolase: MNTALTALRQPQSTPNRAPRRHDFPGGSLSSRALSTGLQYSIRPFLSLWAKAPHLPWPMGLVDYAGMLLPAVKGAQCNRIMLADCYAEWIRAEGVRNDNVVLYLHGGAFICCGLNTHRRLTSRISQYVDAPVLSVDYRMMPRNPIAHAVEDGVDGYRFLLDSGYRPDQIFIAGDSAGGYLAFMITLALETLDLPMPAGIFAMSPLTDMDPTNKLNHENASKCAIFPPEAVPPLTVLAERVEARIVVEGEQGPRVSPVDADLRGLPPVLIQAGSTEMILADAELMTERLGAAGVDCELQVWADQVHVFQVADFLPEAHRALQRIGDFVRSHGSIPVADRSA; the protein is encoded by the coding sequence ATGAACACAGCGCTCACCGCACTGCGGCAGCCACAGTCGACGCCTAACCGTGCGCCACGCAGGCATGATTTTCCTGGTGGAAGCCTGAGCTCACGAGCGCTGTCGACGGGCCTGCAGTACTCGATTCGACCGTTCTTGTCATTGTGGGCCAAGGCGCCACACCTTCCATGGCCGATGGGACTCGTCGACTACGCAGGCATGCTGTTGCCCGCAGTGAAGGGCGCGCAGTGCAACCGGATCATGCTGGCCGATTGCTACGCCGAATGGATCCGTGCCGAAGGGGTCCGAAACGACAATGTGGTGCTGTATCTGCACGGCGGAGCCTTCATCTGCTGCGGGCTCAATACCCACCGCAGGCTGACCTCTCGGATCTCGCAGTACGTCGATGCGCCCGTGCTATCGGTCGACTACCGGATGATGCCCCGTAATCCGATCGCTCATGCGGTCGAGGACGGCGTCGACGGTTACCGCTTTCTTCTCGATTCGGGATACCGCCCGGATCAGATCTTCATCGCCGGCGACTCTGCCGGTGGTTACCTCGCCTTCATGATCACCTTGGCGTTGGAGACGTTGGATCTACCGATGCCTGCCGGCATTTTCGCGATGTCACCGTTGACGGACATGGACCCGACGAACAAGCTCAACCACGAGAACGCGTCGAAATGCGCTATCTTCCCGCCCGAGGCAGTGCCTCCGCTGACTGTGCTGGCAGAGAGAGTCGAAGCCCGGATCGTCGTCGAAGGAGAACAGGGGCCGAGGGTTTCACCCGTCGACGCAGACCTACGCGGGTTACCGCCGGTGCTGATTCAAGCTGGTTCCACCGAGATGATCCTCGCCGACGCCGAGTTGATGACGGAGAGGCTCGGCGCTGCGGGCGTCGATTGCGAACTCCAAGTATGGGCGGATCAGGTGCACGTGTTCCAGGTCGCAGACTTCCTGCCGGAAGCACACCGCGCGCTGCAGCGGATCGGTGACTTCGTGCGCTCGCATGGCTCGATTCCTGTCGCGGACCGCTCGGCCTGA
- a CDS encoding SRPBCC family protein, with protein sequence MAVTANKDVDIDADPAAVLDVLADVEGLPSWSPVHKKVEVIDRFDDGRPHHVKMAVSILGISDEQVVEYTWTDTTVSWDLVEGSQQKAQHGEYTLTPTARGTHVAFELTIDPKIPIPGFIVRKGTKTILEAATEGLRQQVVG encoded by the coding sequence ATGGCAGTCACAGCGAACAAAGACGTAGATATCGATGCCGATCCTGCGGCGGTGCTCGATGTCCTCGCAGATGTGGAAGGGCTCCCGTCGTGGTCGCCGGTCCACAAGAAGGTCGAAGTCATCGACCGTTTCGACGACGGCCGCCCCCATCACGTCAAGATGGCGGTATCGATCCTGGGAATCAGCGACGAACAGGTAGTGGAGTACACCTGGACCGATACGACTGTCAGCTGGGACCTGGTGGAGGGGTCGCAGCAGAAGGCGCAGCACGGCGAGTACACATTGACGCCGACAGCCAGGGGCACTCATGTGGCGTTCGAGTTGACCATCGATCCGAAGATTCCGATTCCAGGTTTTATTGTCCGCAAGGGCACCAAGACGATTCTCGAAGCAGCAACAGAAGGGCTGCGTCAGCAGGTCGTCGGTTGA
- a CDS encoding TetR family transcriptional regulator, which yields MTPSTPRRYGGMSADQRAVQRRESLLEAGLDVFAATGKSGATMTAICSRAKLTERYFYESFTGRDDLLQKVLDGIADEVRQAGLAALRSSTGTLEERVRNAISSFVTILTEDPRKGRVAMIESAAFEPLRTHRRAALRGFAQMVADEATRMYGDRAWPPHQGEINGLLFVGGLAELVTAWLNDEITITPEEIVDAATYQFTSTAHR from the coding sequence ATGACTCCATCCACGCCACGCCGGTACGGCGGCATGAGCGCAGACCAACGAGCAGTCCAACGACGCGAGAGTTTGCTCGAAGCAGGGTTGGACGTGTTTGCAGCTACCGGGAAAAGTGGTGCCACGATGACTGCCATCTGTAGCCGCGCCAAGCTGACGGAACGATATTTCTACGAAAGCTTCACTGGCAGAGACGATCTCCTACAGAAAGTCCTGGACGGTATCGCCGACGAAGTTCGACAGGCTGGGTTGGCCGCGCTTCGATCGAGCACCGGAACACTGGAGGAACGCGTACGAAATGCCATCTCCTCCTTCGTCACCATCCTCACCGAAGATCCCCGCAAGGGTCGAGTTGCGATGATCGAATCCGCTGCGTTCGAGCCCCTGCGCACCCACCGTCGTGCAGCTCTACGGGGCTTCGCTCAGATGGTCGCAGACGAAGCGACCCGAATGTACGGCGATCGAGCGTGGCCACCACACCAGGGAGAAATCAACGGCCTGTTGTTCGTCGGCGGCTTGGCCGAGCTGGTCACCGCATGGCTGAACGACGAAATCACCATCACTCCCGAGGAGATCGTCGATGCGGCGACCTACCAATTCACCTCCACGGCCCACCGCTGA
- the rsmI gene encoding 16S rRNA (cytidine(1402)-2'-O)-methyltransferase, with protein MLILAATPMGDVGDASQRLRDALATADVVAAEDTRRTKQLASSLGVTITGKVISFYDQVETARLPGLLDAIRAEKSVLLVTDAGMPSVSDPGYRLVAACVDADLPVTCLPGPSAVTTALALSGLPVERFCFDGFPPRKQGQRRTFFESLRTESRACVFFEAPHRLAASLDDAVAVLGPDRRAAVCRELTKTYEEVKRGTLGELAVWAADGVRGEITVVLAGAQPVAAEPEDLIGEVEELVASGMRLKDACAELAVGGVSKRELYEAVLDSRKAAQDTLS; from the coding sequence ATGCTGATCCTTGCCGCAACACCCATGGGCGACGTGGGTGATGCGTCCCAGCGACTGCGCGACGCACTGGCCACGGCCGACGTCGTCGCAGCAGAAGACACCCGAAGGACCAAACAGCTGGCGAGTTCGCTCGGGGTGACCATCACCGGCAAAGTGATCAGCTTCTACGACCAGGTCGAAACCGCGCGTCTTCCCGGGCTGCTCGACGCGATCCGTGCCGAGAAGTCGGTCTTGCTGGTCACCGACGCGGGCATGCCGTCCGTCAGCGACCCTGGGTACCGGCTGGTGGCCGCCTGCGTCGACGCCGACCTTCCGGTCACCTGTCTGCCGGGCCCTTCCGCGGTGACCACCGCACTCGCGCTGTCCGGACTACCCGTCGAACGGTTCTGTTTCGACGGGTTCCCACCGCGCAAGCAAGGCCAACGGAGAACCTTTTTCGAGTCCTTGCGGACGGAATCGCGCGCCTGCGTGTTCTTCGAGGCGCCTCATCGACTCGCTGCCAGTCTCGACGACGCCGTCGCAGTACTCGGCCCGGATCGGCGTGCTGCGGTCTGCAGGGAGCTGACGAAGACCTACGAGGAAGTCAAGCGTGGCACGCTCGGCGAGCTTGCAGTGTGGGCCGCCGACGGGGTTCGCGGCGAGATCACCGTCGTGCTCGCCGGAGCGCAGCCCGTTGCCGCAGAACCGGAAGATCTGATCGGTGAGGTAGAAGAACTGGTTGCGTCGGGCATGCGGCTCAAGGATGCATGCGCCGAGTTGGCCGTCGGCGGCGTCAGCAAACGCGAGCTGTACGAGGCAGTTCTCGATTCTCGTAAAGCGGCGCAGGACACACTGTCGTAA